A stretch of the Lactuca sativa cultivar Salinas chromosome 9, Lsat_Salinas_v11, whole genome shotgun sequence genome encodes the following:
- the LOC111881179 gene encoding actin-depolymerizing factor: MSFRFRGGANASSGMGVADHCKGTFLELQRKKAHRYVIFKIDDKKNEVVVEKTGSPAESYDDFTLALPENDCRYAIYDYDFVTSENCQKSKIFFIAWSPASSRIRAKMLYATSKDRLRHELDGVHYEIQATDPTEMELDVLKERVY, from the exons ATGTCGTTCAGATTCAGAGGAGGG GCAAATGCTTCATCTGGAATGGGAGTTGCTGATCACTGTAAAGGTACCTTCTTGGAACTGCAAAGAAAGAAGGCTCACCGTTATGTGATCTTCAAGATTGATGACAAGAAAAACGAAGTTGTTGTTGAGAAAACTGGAAGTCCTGCTGAAAGCTATGACGATTTTACATTAGCTTTGCCTGAGAATGATTGCAGATACGCGATTTATGACTATGACTTTGTCACCTCTGAGAACTGTCAAAAGAGCAAGATTTTCTTCATCGCTTG GTCACCTGCATCCTCTAGGATTCGAGCCAAGATGTTGTATGCAACATCAAAAGACAGGTTGAGACACGAGTTGGATGGTGTTCATTATGAGATTCAAGCAACCGACCCTACAGAAATGGAGCTTGATGTGCTCAAGGAACGCGTATACTGA
- the LOC111881328 gene encoding probable inorganic phosphate transporter 1-7: MDPSTGNLQVLNALDGAKTQWYHFTAIVIAGMGFFTDAYDLFCISLVTKLLGRIYYHKEGSPTPGSLPPEVSAAVNGVALVGTLAGQLFFGWLGDKLGRKKVYGITLMLMCLCSIASGLSFGSHPKGVMTTLCFFRFWLGFGIGGDYPLSATIMSEYSNKKTRGGFIAAVFAMQGFGILGGGVFAIMISAIFNSRFKAPPYEVDPIKSTVPEADYVWRIVLMVGALPALLTYYWRMKMPETARFTALVAKNAKKAASDMSKVLQVDIEAEQEKVDEVMEDSKHSFGLFSKEFAKRHGLHLLGTTSTWFLLDIAFYSQNLFQKDIFSAIGWIPPAKTMNAIQEVYKIARAQTLIALCSTVPGYWFTVFLIDKMGRFTIQLLGFSMMTIFMFVLAFPYNYWTHPENNIKFVVIYSLTFFFANFGPNATTFVVPAEIFPARLRSTCHGISAASGKLGAIVGAFGFLYLAQSKDPKKTSEGYPPGIGVKNSLIVLGVINLLGTLCTFLVPETKGKSLEEMSGENEEETGETRA; this comes from the coding sequence ATGGATCCGTCGACCGGGAATTTACAGGTCCTAAATGCGCTCGACGGAGCAAAAACACAATGGTACCACTTCACGGCGATTGTTATCGCCGGAATGGGGTTCTTCACGGATGCTTATGATCTGTTCTGCATCTCTCTCGTCACCAAATTGCTTGGCCGTATTTACTATCACAAAGAAGGATCGCCAACGCCGGGAAGTTTACCACCTGAGGTCTCTGCCGCCGTGAACGGTGTTGCACTTGTCGGAACCCTAGCCGGGCAGTTGTTTTTTGGGTGGTTGGGTGATAAACTGGGTAGAAAGAAAGTGTATGGAATCACGCTCATGCTGATGTGTCTTTGCTCCATCGCCTCCGGTTTGTCGTTTGGCAGCCACCCAAAGGGGGTGATGACTACTCTTTGTTTTTTCCGGTTTTGGTTAGGGTTTGGGATCGGTGGTGATTACCCCCTCTCAGCCACCATCATGTCGGAATATTCCAATAAGAAAACTCGTGGTGGGTTTATTGCGGCGGTTTTTGCCATGCAAGGATTCGGGATCTTGGGAGGAGGAGTGTTTGCCATAATGATATCGGCGATATTTAATAGCAGATTCAAAGCACCGCCGTATGAAGTAGATCCGATAAAGTCCACGGTACCAGAAGCTGATTACGTTTGGAGGATTGTTCTAATGGTCGGAGCTCTTCCAGCATTGCTAACTTACTACTGGAGAATGAAGATGCCGGAAACAGCCCGGTTCACTGCTCTGGTGGCGAAAAACGCCAAGAAAGCAGCTTCCGACATGTCTAAAGTTCTCCAAGTCGACATAGAAGCTGAGCAAGAGAAGGTTGATGAGGTGATGGAGGATTCAAAACACAGTTTCGGGCTTTTTAGTAAAGAGTTTGCCAAACGCCATGGCCTCCATTTGCTTGGAACTACGAGCACTTGGTTCTTGCTTGATATCGCATTCTACAGTCAAAATCTTTTCCAGAAAGACATATTCAGTGCCATCGGATGGATCCCTCCGGCAAAGACCATGAACGCAATTCAAGAAGTTTACAAAATCGCGAGAGCTCAAACTCTCATCGCCCTTTGTAGCACAGTCCCTGGATATTGGTTCACCGTGTTTTTAATCGACAAAATGGGACGATTTACAATTCAACTCCTCGGATTTTCGATGATGACAATCTTCATGTTTGTTTTAGCATTCCCTTATAACTATTGGACTCATCCCGAAAACAACATTAAGTTCGTAGTGATCTACTCGTTAACTTTCTTCTTTGCCAACTTCGGGCCAAACGCCACCACATTCGTTGTACCGGCAGAGATTTTTCCGGCGAGACTGAGGTCGACTTGCCATGGAATATCAGCAGCATCTGGGAAACTGGGAGCGATAGTTGGGGCATTCGGGTTCTTGTACTTGGCTCAGAGTAAAGATCCTAAGAAGACGTCCGAAGGGTATCCTCCGGGAATCGGAGTGAAGAACTCGTTGATTGTGTTGGGTGTGATCAATCTTTTGGGAACCTTGTGTACTTTCTTGGTGCCGGAAACGAAGGGGAAATCTCTTGAGGAAATGTCCGGCGAGAATGAAGAGGAAACCGGCGAGACACGAGCGTAA
- the LOC111881178 gene encoding inorganic phosphate transporter 1-4: MAGDQLQVLHALDLAKTQWYHFTAIIIAGMGFFTDAYDLFCISLVTKLLGRIYYHVEGHPNPGTLPPQVAAAVNSVAFCGTLTGQLFFGWLGDKMGRKKVYGMTLLIMVICSIASGLSFSNDPKAVMITLCFFRFWLGFGIGGDYPLSATIMSEYANKKTRGAFIAAVFAMQGFGILVGGIFAIIVSSSFKAKYNVPPYVTDEFRSTPHQADYIWRIILMFGAIPAGMTYYWRMKMPETARYTALVAKNAGKAAADMARVMQVDIEAEQKKVEEISEKDSNSFGLFTKQFLRRHGLHLLGTTTTWFLLDIAFYSQNLFQKDVFSAIGWIPPAKTMSAIEEVFRIARAQTIIALCSTVPGYWFTVAFIDRMGRFKIQLMGFTMMTIFMFALAIPYNHWKEHENRIGFVVMYSLTFFFANFGPNATTFIVPAEIFPARLRSTCHGISAASGKLGAIVGAFGFLYLAQDKKKPDVGYSPGIGVKNALIVLGVVNFLGVLFTLLVPEAKGKSLEEMSGENEDDYDAVKPEDVSKVAAT; the protein is encoded by the coding sequence ATGGCTGGTGATCAACTTCAAGTGCTTCACGCACTTGATCTTGCAAAAACACAATGGTACCATTTCACAGCAATCATAATCGCCGGAATGGGTTTCTTCACAGATGCATATGATCTCTTTTGCATCTCACTTGTCACAAAATTACTCGGCCGGATTTACTACCATGTTGAGGGCCACCCAAATCCCGGCACACTGCCGCCCCAAGTGGCGGCGGCAGTCAACAGTGTCGCGTTTTGTGGAACCCTAACCGGTCAACTCTTTTTCGGGTGGCTCGGGGACAAAATGGGAAGAAAAAAAGTGTACGGAATGACACTTTTGATCATGGTGATTTGCTCCATAGCTTCCGGCCTTTCGTTTAGCAATGACCCGAAAGCAGTCATGATTACCCTTTGTTTCTTTCGATTCTGGCTAGGGTTTGGAATCGGAGGCGACTACCCGCTTTCCGCCACTATAATGTCGGAATACGCGAATAAAAAAACCCGAGGAGCTTTTATCGCTGCGGTATTCGCTATGCAAGGTTTCGGGATTTTAGTCGGTGGCATTTTCGCAATTATCGTGTCGTCATCGTTTAAAGCTAAGTACAACGTTCCGCCATATGTGACCGACGAATTCCGTTCCACTCCTCACCAAGCCGATTACATATGGCGAATCATCTTGATGTTTGGCGCGATTCCGGCCGGAATGACGTATTACTGGCGAATGAAGATGCCGGAAACGGCCCGGTACACTGCTTTAGTTGCCAAGAACGCGGGAAAGGCGGCAGCGGACATGGCACGTGTTATGCAAGTCGATATCGAAGCCGAACAAAAAAAAGTTGAAGAAATAAGCGAAAAAGATTCGAATTCGTTTGGTTTGTTTACAAAACAATTTCTCCGCCGCCACGGGCTCCACCTCCTTGGGACCACCACCACATGGTTCTTACTCGACATCGCGTTTTACAGTCAAAATCTCTTCCAAAAAGACGTTTTTAGCGCGATTGGATGGATTCCACCGGCGAAGACCATGAGCGCGATTGAAGAGGTTTTTAGAATCGCGAGAGCCCAAACGATAATCGCGCTTTGTAGTACGGTTCCCGGGTATTGGTTTACAGTTGCCTTCATTGACCGAATGGGTCGGTTCAAAATCCAACTCATGGGGTTTACAATGATGACAATCTTTATGTTCGCATTAGCAATCCCTTACAATCATTGGAAAGAACACGAAAACCGAATCGGGTTTGTGGTGATGTactctttgactttctttttCGCCAATTTTGGCCCGAATGCCACCACGTTTATCGTACCTGCCGAGATTTTCCCGGCCCGGTTGCGGTCAACTTGTCATGGGATATCGGCCGCATCAGGAAAGCTCGGGGCGATTGTTGGTGCTTTCGGGTTTTTATATTTGGCTCAAGATAAAAAGAAACCCGATGTCGGGTATTCTCCGGGTATTGGTGTTAAGAACGCGCTTATTGTGTTGGGTGTTGTTAActttttgggtgttctttttacacttttggtcccCGAAGCTAAAGGGAAATCACTTGAGGAGATGTCGGGTGAAAATGAGGATGATTATGATGCGGTAAAGCCAGAAGATGTATCCAAGGTGGCAGCAACCTAA